A genomic region of Apus apus isolate bApuApu2 chromosome 24, bApuApu2.pri.cur, whole genome shotgun sequence contains the following coding sequences:
- the TNFAIP8L1 gene encoding tumor necrosis factor alpha-induced protein 8-like protein 1, whose protein sequence is MDTFSTKNLALQAQKKLLSKMATKSIANVFIDDTSSEILDELYRATKEYTHNRKEAQKIIKNLIKIVMKLGVLYRNGQFSPEELLVMERFRKKVHTLAMTAVSFHQIDFTFDRRVMSGVLTECRDLLHQAVNGHLTAKSHSRINHVFNHFADYEFLSALYGPAEPYRTHLKRICEGVNKMLEEDNI, encoded by the coding sequence ATGGACACCTTCAGCACCAAGAACCTGGCCCTGCAGGCCCAGAAGAAGCTGTTGAGCAAGATGGCTACCAAGAGCATAGCCAACGTCTTCATTGACGACACCAGCAGCGAGATCTTGGACGAGCTGTACCGGGCCACCAAGGAGTACACCCACAACCGCAAGGAGGCCCAGAAGATCATCAAAAACCTCATCAAGATCGTGATGAAGCTGGGCGTGCTCTACCGCAACGGGCAGTTCAGCCCCgaggagctgctggtgatgGAGCGGTTCCGCAAGAAGGTGCACACCTTGGCCATGACAGCCGTCAGCTTCCACCAGATAGACTTCACCTTCGACCGCAGGGTGATGTCGGGGGTGCTGACGGAGTGCAGGGACCTGCTGCACCAGGCTGTCAACGGCCACCTGACGGCCAAGTCCCACTCCCGCATCAACCACGTCTTCAACCACTTTGCGGACTACGAGTTCCTCTCGGCTCTCTACGGGCCGGCCGAGCCCTATCGCACCCACCTGAAGAGGATCTGCGAAGGGGTCAACAAGATGCTGGAGGAGGACAACATATGA